In Gemmatimonadaceae bacterium, the sequence TCACCTTCGCGACGCGCGTGGTGGAGCTCGAGCGCGCGGCCGCGCTGCGCGCCCTTCCCAACTGACCACCGCCGAGCCCTTCCATGACGACCCGCATGCTTCGCCCCACCATGTACCTCTCGGCCGCGGCCCTGCCGCTGCTGGCCGGCTGCCAGGACAAGACCGATGCTGCTGCGGAGGTGCGTACCCCGGCGGTGCCGGTGACGATCGCCACCGTTGGCAGCGGCACGCGCGTGGCGCCCGTGACGGCCACCGGTACGTTCGGCTCGCGCGATGAGATTCCGCTCGCCTTCAAGATTGGTGGCGTCGTGCAGCGCGTACTGGTGGACGCCGGGCAGACCGTGCACCGGGGGCAGATCCTGGCCGCCCTCGATGTGCGCGAGATCGACGCGGCCGTGGCCAAGGCCCGCGTCGGCGTGGACAAGGCGCAGCGGGACTGGGCGCGTGTGCAGCGTCTCGTGACCGACAGTGTGGCCACACCGGTCCAGCTCCTCGATGCCACGTCGGCGCTCGAGGCGGCCAAGGCGGACCTCGCCAGTGCGATGGTGAATCGGGAGTATGCCACGATCACGGCGCCCGAAGACGGCGTGGTTCTGCAGCGGTTGATCAATCCGGGCAGCAATGTGGCCTCCGGGACGCCCATCGTACTGCTCGGTGGCTCGACCCGCGGTCGCGTGCTGCGGGTTGCGCTGCCCGATCGCGATGCGCTCAAGGTTGCCGTGGGGAACGAGGCCACCGTGCACTTCGATGCGCTGCCCGACAAGCAGTTCAGCGGCCGGGTGGTCCTGGTGAGCCAGAGCGCCGATCCGCGCACCGGCACCTACGGCGTTGAGGTGGCGCTGACACAGGCCGATCAGCTGCCGAGTGGATTGATCGGCGTGGCGACGATCGCGGTGAAGGGCGCGAGCACCGGCAACCGGTTGCCCGTCGATGCCCTGCTGGATGCGCACGGCGACTCCGCGACGGTGTACACGATTGCGCCGACTGGCGCACCGATCGCCC encodes:
- a CDS encoding efflux RND transporter periplasmic adaptor subunit codes for the protein MTTRMLRPTMYLSAAALPLLAGCQDKTDAAAEVRTPAVPVTIATVGSGTRVAPVTATGTFGSRDEIPLAFKIGGVVQRVLVDAGQTVHRGQILAALDVREIDAAVAKARVGVDKAQRDWARVQRLVTDSVATPVQLLDATSALEAAKADLASAMVNREYATITAPEDGVVLQRLINPGSNVASGTPIVLLGGSTRGRVLRVALPDRDALKVAVGNEATVHFDALPDKQFSGRVVLVSQSADPRTGTYGVEVALTQADQLPSGLIGVATIAVKGASTGNRLPVDALLDAHGDSATVYTIAPTGAPIAQRARVRVAQLMGDEAVIEGLAADTRVIAKGAAYVTSGTPVRVITPTVLDSALARTGGLPK